The genomic interval AGAAGGGTTATGGTTTCATCACACCTGAATCCGGTAATGATGTATTTGTACATCACAGCGTGATCCAGGGCGAGGGATACAAATCTCTTGCTGAGGGCCAGGAAGTTGAGTTAGAAATAACTCAGGGACCCAAAGGTGAACAGGCTTCAAAGGTTGTGAAGTTATAATCTTCGCAATATCAGCGGCCCGATACTAACGTGTCGGGCCGTTTTTTTTATTTGAGGCGCCTTAGCGCCTGATCGATGCGTAAATGGTTCCGGATGGTTTTGAGACTAGACCGGGTTTTGCAACCTGTTTATTGCGATATGGTTGGAAGGCCCGGTCTTGCGTTTTTTTGCTTGACATGTTAAGTATGATATGTTATATTCTTCATGTAAAGCATACAAAACATACTTCAAGCAGGAGAGGTATATGAAAAAACTTCCACCGGTGCCTAAGGTATACGGCACAGTAACAGTCGGCGAGCGCGGCCAGGTCTCCATCCCGGCAAAACTGCGCCAGGAATACGGCCTTGCCCCGGGCGACAAACTGCTGGTGATCGGCGGTAACGGAGGCCCTATAGGATTCGTCCCTGTCGCCGATTTTAAGGGTTTTCTGGCAC from Candidatus Omnitrophota bacterium carries:
- a CDS encoding AbrB/MazE/SpoVT family DNA-binding domain-containing protein, which produces MKKLPPVPKVYGTVTVGERGQVSIPAKLRQEYGLAPGDKLLVIGGNGGPIGFVPVADFKGFLAQHERLLAQIKKSIHD
- a CDS encoding cold shock domain-containing protein gives rise to the protein MVKGKVKWFSDQKGYGFITPESGNDVFVHHSVIQGEGYKSLAEGQEVELEITQGPKGEQASKVVKL